The Musa acuminata AAA Group cultivar baxijiao chromosome BXJ1-8, Cavendish_Baxijiao_AAA, whole genome shotgun sequence genomic sequence ACACTATAACTGATTTCTCGTGACTTAAAATTCCCTCTTATGATTTGAAATCTCGTCTGACAATGCATGTGTTGCTTATGATTGATTGTTTGATTGCTTACATCCTATCTATTTTTGATGATTATCATGTTGTTTTCCATATTTCGTTACATAGAATGCCTAAAtaagaaattttatcaaacttctCAATGCAAATTATGTCTATATCAATTTACAAATCTAGATATTTATTTGTTGataaatgatgtaatgaaaaaaaaagaagtgtTTTATTACCTATTTATGGTATTTTTTAACATAATCatagtatttttttatatttgaataaaaagACTATAACTGACATCTTGTGATTTTTTAACATAACcatagtattttttatatttgaataaaaaaaaggcTATAACTGAGTTATTGTGGCTTAAAATCCCTTTTAGAACCTCAGTGTGATGTTTTGTCTATTGTCGAACATTATCATGCTGATTATCACATTTCCTTATATGAAATATCTAAATGAGAAGTTTTATCGAACTTTGGGGTCTAAATTATattcatattaattttaaaatctaaCAAGTGTCATATTACTTCAATGGGTTTTTAAACTTGGTGATGCAATCCAAAAAATCACTCTTCAAATATTTTAACTGACTTTTTATGACTTGAAATCCTCTACAGCTATGCATCCTGAACATAAAAAAATCCTCCAATTGAAGGATTTGATACAACTCTTCAATGTAAATTATATTCATATCAATTTAAAAGTTTACATACTAATTTGTTGGCATTGCATGTAATGaaaaaaatcatttgaactttgcACTTTACatagacaaaaaataaatttatattttcatAGGAAAAATAattgaaacttattttttgttaaaaatctaatagaaattatttttaaattttatatttattttttgttgtaaTCCGCATCATCCACTACCATTATGATCATCACCATCAAAATTAGCATTATCTTTATTAATATTATCGCCATCGATAGCCATTATCACGATCAAATTATTATTGACATTATTGTTTtgagattaaaaataataaaagtaagtTTATGTTATTGGATTATATTCTTAAAATTTCTTGCATTACCatccaaataatttatacaaaGGAATAAAATGCCAATTGTTCTCATTTTTGTAAGCCATGCAATAATGGTTTAGACATTTTACTAATACGGAAGAGATTGGCTCGTTGATGGCGAAAGCAATGTATGTAACTGTTCATCTCTTTGGTGCCGTCAACTACTTGTATTTATGTACTTAAAAATTAAATACAATGGCAtgcaagttttttcttttttgtgtgttAGAGTACATACAAAAAATCTCATAACATTGTCATAGGTATTAATCTTATTGTTTAGTTGATGATGTTACTACCAAAAAAATTGAAAGCTAAACGCATTGCATTGTTGATCATTTGAAATACACTAtggttataatatatttttttcaacactatataaaaaacaaaatttaaaacgTAGGAACTCATCCGAACAAATTGAATTGgctatgataaaatataaagaaaCTCTATGAGATAGGTTTTTAGATTTTTCCCAATTTATCTCTTCAATATCATAATAAAGCTTCTTGGATAAATAAGGCTACATTAAGAAATAATAAGTTATTTATTGATCTTTTGGATGTTTcaaatgatggggatataaacaggaataacctttgtataggaacaaatactagaagaccataatacgcagcggaataaaatggaaacacaatcaaacagaacaccaagatatacgtggaaaacctttcaatgtgaagggtaaaaaccacggggcaaactagagataatccactatcagaataatgaatataaaatctcaatctcttgcccaaaaccctagcaacaaccacaagagaataactgagatacaaggatcacgtcactgcccacaatatttaAAACCTccttaagtaatcacagcaatagtctattgtagatttgatctaacctgagatgagaacactgttagatgattgtgaacagtctctctgcgttgttcttgtcttcttccctttctttctcttcattttctgccttgttctccttttcTCTTTagaatctcgtggctccaaagatctgcctcgttgctgcctttttatagctttaatctgcctctaaaacgcagccaccacacccccctaatcttaattagggttaggttaagagggggtatggactgtgggctgataaagcccacatgggctgaatataggCCATCAGCCAAACATCAAAATCTTATACAATTACTATCTATGCCACCTTTAAAATGAAAtaggtttttcttttttctttttcatttccacCCATTTATTTCTTAGAATTCATGTTACGATCTTGCCGTCATGATCACATGTTACGATCTTGCCGTCATGATCAGTAGAACATTAATCTCTACTAAAGCAGAAGATCCAACTATATTCATATAGAAACATATTTTGAAGTGAGAATTCAAAAATTTGGAGCTTCCACTTTGAAGTAAACTTCCTTCAAATTCAAATTTAGGAGTGCAGCTTCCACTTCAAAAATAAATTAGTGAAAAAAATTTAAACCTTACTTCAAACTTTAGAGCTTCCACTACTTTGTCAAAGGTAAGCCctctaaattattatttttttgttcctTCATAAAGAAGTGTTTTCGGATTTAGATTGGTCGTTATCAACTAACTTACTAACTAACTATAGTATAGTatagaaattcaaaaaatatacttACTAGCCTTAATAAGTCTTTCTTTTTGAATAATCCTTCAGATTAAAAAATTCACTTTGTCTTTATTTTTTAAGGTTTTGCAACGCATGCCCCTTTAATATTTTTGATATACTCATTGAGCTAAGTGAAGATTCTCCATCcctttttgttttcatatttcttttatcaaatttatttttaaagtaacAATCGATAACCTCTAATTAGTTTGAGAACAAACTATTATTATTGAAcgttttttttttacatcacttTATTAAGAACTTATATAGTTTGATGTTCCTTATATGTGTCagtagaaaaaaattattattatattaattatacacACTATCATATAAACCAAACGATAATTTTTCTCATCTTGCCTTTCACCCGAGAGAAACTTGGatttaagattcaaaaaataattattgagtttttttcttcttctctttataTGCAAGTCTTTTCACAAGTAGTGTAGAGTGAAGGATTTCAACTCGATAACTAAAAGCAACACCAAGAATTGCCACCGGTCCCAATCGACTTTATCAAAGTGGACAAAGCAATCCAAAATCTTGGGACTAAGTGGAGTTGGCTTTTGCTTTAATGACTCCCTTTCCTGATTCTCATTGGACAAAGCCACCTCTCAAAATTTTGACTTGCCGAGGCTTAAAAGGCATAGACTGTTGCTTTCTTCGTTAACACACATCATTGAGCATTGATGCTTTTGCCTCCTCACATGAAAGAGTTTAATGAAGCCCAAACAAGCCGTGCTTTCCGACTTAGCGGCTACTTTCTACGCTTTTAAATTCTTACACATTCATCTTTACAAActctaaaataacaaaaaaattacgGAGTCCTATCGAACTCAATGCTATCGTTTGCTTCccaaatatcttcttttttttctttttcttccttctctgtcactttctcttcttccttttttaatttctttttttttctcattaaaaTATCGATATACGTATTATATTAGTACTAATCGATATGTATCGATTCAAAAGATTATTAAGATAGTTCCCGTACTAGAAAGATACGATAAACCttaatttcaatcataattattaaaatcaactTGTAAAACGATCCGGTCAAGTGTTCGGATGCTATTGGTCGAATCGGAGAGTTAACTATTCGGATCAtatgtttaattttaatttttttaaaaaatatattacataatataaattttatataataaaatctaaaaatattaaaaacaattaaaaaattatataaaaataatatcaaccAATCATTATAAACATAAACGCTAGTAATAATAATATCAACCAACCAATATTTCTCGGATTCCTGTGCGTTTGGGTTCACGTGAGGCAATGGGTCATAAGACTGTCATGTTGTGTCCCCGAGACCAAATAAAACAAAACAGCGTCACAAGGCCCTGCCAATTGCATGATGCTCCACTTGGTCacagatctcatagctgctcaaacttcttatccccccccccccccaagtgaCCTAATACGAACCTACCGGTTCCAAAACTACACACGATCGATCGGAGGATAAGACATCCATCCCATTAACATACATACAAAGCACATGAATGACGATCACTGCTTAATATTATTATGATTGTGATGAATCAATCTATTTACCCTATCTTCAACGTTTGCGTGGTCCGTCGAATCATCACTCCGACAATCCGAAACAAAAGTATATCTATCGTCTTCCTCTTTTACTTCGTATCAAGTATAACGTGAAGAAGAGACAAACGATATGAAAGAATAGATGCCACTCGATCACATCTCGACGGCATCCTCGTCACTCCATTAACTCCGGTTGCCCTTTTGATAGAAAATATGCAACAGAATAATAATACTATACATCGCTCCCGACCGTCCGATAGGATGTGCACGTTCTACTACATtcgacgtttcatattttaagccCGTTCTCATTGTTCGTCTCTTGGCTTGACAGGAACGCAAAGAGCTGCTGCGAGAACAAAGACACAGCATTAGCAGAGGCCCTGCCTGGGAACCGCAAGGAGGAGGCGAGTTGACCGATCAAAACCCGGTGAGTCTCTTACTCTTTCAGTCCACTTCCCCTTCCCACTACCCTTTCTCCTCCGCTTTGAGTTCCACTCGGGGAGCTTTCGACATCGTATACACAAAAAATGTAAATAGGAGTGCTTTATTCTTCTTCCCTATCATTCTTAATGTTGTTGTTTCGGGTCAGAGATCTTTAAAGGCGTTCGACGAGTAGTGTGTAGACTGGATTCCTTCTGCAAGTGATCACCTTTTGACTCGGTGTTTCAAGCAGCTGCTATCTGCACTGAGAAAAATGGAGCAGAGGTAAAGGGAAAAGCAGCAGTTCTGCTCGAATCCTTGCCTCAATTTCTACGTTTGGTGCTCGTCGAGAATGAGTACCTGATTAAGTGTAAAGGGACTTCCGCGGCTGTCGTTCCTCTCCGTTGTTGTTCTAAACCCTCCCGTTTGGGGTTAGCAAAAAAAATTgtagtgaagaagaagaagactaacACTGTCACATGCACATGATTCTCTCACAATGATGTCTCTGTGTTCTTCTGACTTTGCAGGGTAGGCCTGTCAGAACATACAACCGAGAGTTACCAACATGCAGATACCCAAAACAAGGTATAACACTGACTTGGTGTGCGATTTATTCAATTAATTATGTCTTCTGGGGATCCAAGAAACTTGTATCAGAACGAAGAGGAACCAAAAGGCACACTGCAGTTGACATCCTAACCATGTGATTCTGATTCTACTCGGATTCTTGTCGTGGTAACATTTCAGCTCCCGTGACGGCCCATGTGTTAGGAAAATCCACTTTAGACACTTGTTCGTTTACCATTTCATGGCTTCCTCTAATCTTGTTTGATTTTTCTGTGACTTCCTTCATGTTTGTCTTCTTTCTTCCGAGCTGTAGGCTGTAGGCCCTCTCTGTCAGTGAAGGCTTCTTCCCTGTGCTTCGTTTCATTGCATCTGGTGCTATTGGATTTTGGTTTTAACTTCTTTTTCCTGTTCATTTATTTGAGCCGGAAGGCCTGCAAACAAAGTTGCCATGCTGAGGGATTGGTTTGTCCTAAAATAAGACAAGCATTGTATGATATATCATTACCAAGCTGTCTATGGTAATTGAACCAACAACTGGTTTATCTAGTAATACATCTCTCGGATGCAGAGTGAGAAACGTTCTCTGAAAATTTTACCTAGTTCCTTTTTGTGATGGCAACTCTTCAAGGTCAGCTAGAGATCTGTCAGATGAGTCGAGgaatagagtggttcagtcattttTTTCTATTTGATTTGGAACTTAAATCATAGCAATCTATGTTCGTTGATATCCTCTTTTGTCTGTGAACTTTTTCACTTCAAGCAGGAATGGATCATCAGAAGTTCCAGGCAAGAATTCTATGCTGACGCTTAAATCGAAATGTCCCACAAAGGTGACTGGATCGGAATTGAATACTTCTTCTACAAATTCATCCAAACTTCTCGCTGATAGAAGTCCCAAGATCGAATGCCGCACAGCTAAAACCATGGAGACTGAGGTACTCAATCTAGCCATTACATTGTAGAGATACAAAAGACACCATGCTACGTCTACAATCGTGATCACCGAGAGCTGCTCTCTTAGAAGAAGAGACATTACATCGTAGGCCGCCTTAAAAGTTAGTTAAAACCATGCTATTTTGGCAAGCTTAGcttaaaataattcaagaaattaaaaaaaaaaaaaaaaggaaagataagTAATGCTGCGGTTGTTTTATGCTCAAGTCTGACAAGTGAAAAGGCACAGATAGTTTCTCTCGGAAAAGACTGAGAAtataggaaaaggaaaaaagatctcGAATGTAGTTTTCTTGGTTGAAATATCATACAAAGAAATCCATGCGCATCGATATTGGATTACAGATGAAGAAACTGGAAGTGGGTGGGGCATCTGGTTGACTGAACAATCCTCAAGTTTAGAATATTAGCAATATACTTGCATGCTTCCTCTCATTCCTGTTAGGAcatgtaatttaaatttaattagaaGATAGAGTTGAGTTTATCCACAGTAGGATCAGAATAATTTCCTTTGAGGTTTTGCTGTCATATATACCTAGTCGCTGTTTTGTCCAACGAATAAAGTTTCTGCCTTTTAGTTTCTCCTTCCATCTCTACTCTCTTCTCAAGTTTTATTTCATATGATCTGAGATTAGAAAATCTAACAATTTCAGCCCAAGTGTGCTCATACTGATCTTTGACAGACTCTGTGTTTATGCCATGCCTTTGTTCATAAGCTAAGCCTTCTGCATCTCAAGTAAATTCAGcagtttatgtgattcttagatggTACTATTAAGTGCGTAAGGATGTTCAGTAACCAGTTCAATGCAACTATGCTTTCCTCTTTTAAGTGATCTTTCGACTTCAATTCCATACTAGAATAGGTGGATATTACCAATTGATAGCCTACTTCACTTCTGATCCAGAAGAGAGGCTCAAGCAGGGTCACCGAGTTGGAATGTCAGATCGCTCAGCTCCAGGACAATCTGAAGAAGACAAGGGATCAGCTGAATTGTACCGAGTCATGGAAGAGACGAGCCCAGCAGGAATCAGAGGAGGCCAAGAAACAGCTTTTAGTCGTGGCTCTAAAGCTCGAAGATTCCAAAAGCCAGATGATGGAGCTATCAGCAGCAGAAGAGTCACGGATTCAAGAATTAAGAAAGATTTCTCAGGAACGTGATCGAGCATGGCAGTCTGAGCTGGAAGCCATCCAGAACCAGCACTCCATTGATACTGCAGCACTGGCATCCGCCATGAACGAGATACGAAGGCTGAGGCTTCAGCTCGAGATGGTCCTTCGATCCGAGGCTGCACTTACAAAGAAGTCTGAAGTTGAACACATAGAGATGCAGTCTTCAAAAAGAGATCTCGCGGAGGTGTCATTCTCCATTGAAAACCTAAAACTTCAGCTCATAAGTAGTGAAAAAGCTGAAGCTGAAGCAAAATCCACGCTTGCTGAGACAAGGAAACAACTGGAAGTTGCACAGAGTACAATTGAAGCTCTCCTTACTGATGGGTCAAAACTCATGGAATCTTTCAGTATCGTAGCTACCGAACTAAAAGAATCCAGATCACGAGTCAAGTCACTTGAAGAAACTGTGAAGAGACTGCAGGAAGAGCGGTTCACTGCTCATCTCCAAGCCTTAGCTGGTTTTGGCAATCCAAAAAAGATCTGCTTCGGTTCTTTAGACTCTGAAGTGGAACAGTTGATGTCAGCACTAGAAGAAGCTTGGATCAAGAATCAGCAAGAGCAGATCGAGAGAACAGTGAAGATCCAGTGCACTCGTGAAATGATGGAGAAAATGAGTACTGACTCCAGACTAAGAGAATCTGAACTAGAATTGCGACTAATTGATACTGAATCAGAGGTTACTGTGCTCAAGTCCAATCTGTTTGACAAGGAAGAGGAGCTACAGAGAATCTCAGATATGAACAAGAAGCTGCTTGCAGACAGCGAGGAAGCACGAGAAAATCAAATTGAATCCGAACTTGGTTTAAAGCTAACAAAATCAATTGCTGATGCTAAGGATTTAAAGTCTAAACTAACAAATTTGGTGATAGATCTACAGAGACTATCTGAAGAGAATGAGCAACTAAAATCCGAGCTGAGGAGGACTGAAACAGAGAACCATAAAGCTTGTGAAGAAGCAATAGCCGAGATGAAGTCAGCTAAGGCTGCGGAGGAGGAGGCACTGATGAAGCTAGGATCCATTTCCGACAAAGCTGAGAAGAACAACCGAAGGGCTACATGGGTGGCTGAAGAGCTGGAGGCAGTTCAAGCGGTGAAGTCTGAAATGGAAGCTGAACTGAGGAAGCTCAAGGTGCAAGCGGAACAGTGGAGGAAGGCAGCTGAAACTGCCATTATGATGCTTACGGCTGACAACAATGGGAAATTTTTCGGAGCTGTGGATTCCGAGCGCAAATCTGCTGAAGGGAAGTTGATGAGCTTACGCCTCTCCGATGACATTGGTGAGGAATCCTCGAGGAAGAAGAAAAACTATGTCCTTAGAAGAATCAGAGGGATGTGGAACAAGGAGCAGAAGTAATAGTCAATTTGCATCTGCAGTTTGTAATGTTAATCGAATGCCTTGGCTTCTGTTTAATATTGAAACAATAAATAAACATTTGTGTTTCCGGAGCTGAGATTTCTTGAACTGCGAATTCATTCTTTCTAGTGATAGGAACACAGGAGCTTTCCAGCTATTGATCTCATCGTTCTACTTTGCTAGTTTTCTGAATCAGGATTTAGGAGAACATGCTTCTTTTGTGGACCACACACATAAACACGAGATTTTGTTCAACAAGCTTGGAAGTGATACTAGAACAAAGAGCAAAATTTCAAAAAGGAGAAGAACAAGTGCCTGAGAACAGCAGTCGTTTttatctttcttcctcttcttttttttattttttaccaaTTAAAGCCTCTCACATCTCTCTTTCCTTTCATAACCTTAACAAACAAAagctttcaagaaaaatattctaAGAGTGGCACATTCTCTATCTCAGTCTTCCTCTCCCACGTTTGAGAACACATTTGCATTTTTAATATGCGgttgaagaaaaaaatttaaataaatatgtaattatgaaaattttgaagtgtttaataaacaatatataaAAACTACATCTTAAATATACATTGATATAAGTGTTCTCTAGtggaattatatttcaaaagttatTGAATATTTTGTGATAAATTTGCCCTTCTAATatctttaatatttattcaaaaataaatacatatttttatttaagtaaataagcaaataaaataaataaatatgtaatctcataaaagatttcatgtggcccaaatatatgataaaaaaagtataatcatataaatagacataagataacttttaaaaatacataaataaaatatcaccttatagaaaatataaattatgttggtttttcactaaatcattttgataatcttataattttagataatgtaATAGGGTATTTttagaatttaaaatattatattaatatccCACAAATGTTGAGATGTTAATGCTATCCTTAgttaacagaagaagaagattaaagaaaaaaaaaaaaggaaccctTCAACAATCAATCAATCGTCAATCGTCACATCAGCATCTCCTCGTGTGGCCAGCAACCATAGGTCTAACCTTTCATATTCTCAAACCTAAATTTAATTTAGGTATCACATCGAGAGATCACATCGATCTCCAACACAAGTAGGATCCATTTTGGGCATCGAaagtgttggtgaacaaatgtgctgTGGTTAGAGAGTCAACACAACTAAGTCCACGGGCTGATGTCAGGAGCTTTCTGTAGGTTGATTTGGATGATGAGGTACCCGAGCTCTCGAGGAGTGCTGGATGGAGTTGGTCGGGGTCGAGACTGATTGGCGACTCCTCAGTGTTGGGTGAGTCGCGCTCCCGTGCTAAGTCCCTAACAGTCGATGAGTAGTAGCCCTCCTGCAAAATGGCCTATGTCGGGTGGTACCCGGtcgtggcccctccgacgagcaagttcgtAGTCTCCCCCTTTTTTAGAGGCCGGGATAGAGGTCTTTATACTACTGTGAGAGGGTCGGTCGTATGTGGATTAGCGTGGTGGACATAGCACAACATCAGTACGGATTCTGGCTCAATGTGTGGGGCGTTACTGTCTCGGGATTGCTGGAACCAAGCATGTCGAACAGTCTTGGGGGTATGAGTTCTGACATGGCGTGTGGCATCAGCTATGACATGTCCTGGGGGCAAAACATggcttatcacttctccccccccaACATGGCACGTCGTGGGGTCCTGGAAGGGCCGAGAGGCGTGCCGGGGTCGGAGTGGTGTGACTGTGTCGATTTGCTTGTGAATGGGATTTGGATCGGCTCGTTGAGGGGCAGTTTAGAGGGGCTGCGCCCCGAGCCTCAGGAAGGATTGGCTCTGCTGATCGGGCAGCCAGGGCTAGACGAGGCAAGACTAAAGTGTTGTAGGTCAGATAACTGGTTTGGCGCGGCTCGGAGTTATGGCCGCCGAGTTGCGAGCTGGAGCAACTCGGTTAAAGATTTGACGAGCCGCGAGCCGGAGATTGACGTGGAGTGACTTGGATGACAGACTAGGCCGGCGAGATGTGGCTCGCACGTTGGACTAACTGAGAGGCGACTAGCCGCGAAGCatgactcgggcgttggattggccgagatgcggcTCGGGCATTAGACTGGCTAAGAGGCGTGCTCGGAGTTGGCGCCGGCGAGTCGTAAATCGTGGGACGTGATATGGCAATTTGGCGGAGGACCGGTGAGTCGTGAATCGAGGATTGAGCTGGAGCGACTCGATTTGGAGGCTGGGCCTGCGAGCCGAGTGATTATACTCGGGCTTAGGGTTTGGGGCTGACAGGTCACAAGTCgggggcgatctggagcgacccgagcaAGATTGGAACTGTCGGCCGAGGGATTAATCCCAGGCTCAGGCCTGGTGCTAGCAAGTCACAAGTCGGGGGCGATCGAGAGTGACTCGGGCAGGATTAGAACTGTGGGCCAAGGGATTAATCCTGGGCTCAGGCTTGGtgttggcgagtcgcaagtcgggggcgatctggagcgactcgggcagaagCAAGGTCGGTGAGTAGCAAGTCGGGGATCGACATGGAGTGATTCGGGCAGAAGCTAggtcggcgagtcgcaagtcggggattgACACAGAGCGACTCGAGCAGAAGCtgggccgacgagtcgcaagtcggggatcgatctagagcgactcaggcaagagctgggccgacgagtcgcaagtcggggatcgacatggagcgactcgggcagaagctaggctggcgagtcgcaagtcggggatcgacATGGAGCGATTCAGGCATAAGCAGggtcggcgagtcgcaagtcggggatcgatctggagcgactcgggcagaagTTGggtcgacgagtcgcaagtcggggatcgatctggagcgactcgggcagaagCTGggtcgacgagtcgcaagtcgaggatcgacatggagcgactcgggcagaagtagggccggcgagtcgcaagtcggggtcgACATGGATCGACTCGGGCAgagctgggccggcgagtcgtaagtcggggatcgacatggagcgactcaGGCAGAAGCAGGGCCTGTGAGTTGCAAGTCGGggatcgacatggagcgactcgggcagaagtagggccggcgagtcgcaagtcggggatcaACATGGAGCGATTCGGGCAGAGCTGCGCCGGTGAGTCGTAAGTCAGGGATCACATGGAGCGTCTCAGGCAGAAGTAGGGCCAACAAGTCACAAGTCGGGGATCGACATGGAACGACTTGGGCAGAGCtgagccgacgagtcgcaagtcggggatcgacATGGAGCTACTCGGGCAAAAGCtgggccgacgagtcgcaagtcggggatcgacatggagcgactcgaGCAGAAGCTGGGCCGACAAGTCGCAAGTTGGGGATCGATCTGGAGCAACTCGGGCAAGAGTTGggctgacgagtcgcaagtcggggatcgacATAGAGCAACTCGGGTAGCAGTTGGGCTGGCGAGTTGCAAGTCGGGGATCGACATGGAGTGACTCGGGTAGAAGCAGggtcggcgagtcgcaagtcaagGATCGATCTGGAGctactcgggcaagagctgggccgacgAGTCATAAGTTGggatcgacatggagcgactcgggcaaaagcagggccggcgagtcacaagtcaaggatcgacatggagcgactcgaGCAGAAGCAGGGCAGGCGAGTCGTAAGTCGGggatcgacatggagcgactTGAGCAAAGCtgggccgacgagtcgcaagtcagggatcgacatggagcgactcgggcagaagCAGGGCCGACAAGTCATAAGTCGAggatcgacatggagcgactcgggcagaagCTGGGTCGGCAAGTTGCAAGTTGAggatcgacatggagcgactcgggcagaagCAGGGCCGACGAGTTGCAAGTCGGGGATCGATCTAGAGCAACTCGGGCAGAAGCAGGGCTAGCGAGTTGCAAGTCAGggatcgacatggagcgactcgggcagaagCTGGGCCGACGAGTTGCAAGTCGGGGATCGACATAGAGCGACTCGGGCAGAAGCAAGGCCGGCGAGTGGCAAGTCGGGGatcgatctggagtgactcgggcaaaaGTAggaccggcgagtcgcaagtcagggatcgacatggagcgactTGGGCAGAGCTAGGCCGacaagtcgcaagtcgggga encodes the following:
- the LOC103974110 gene encoding interactor of constitutive active ROPs 3 isoform X1, producing the protein MQIPKTRNGSSEVPGKNSMLTLKSKCPTKVTGSELNTSSTNSSKLLADRSPKIECRTAKTMETEKRGSSRVTELECQIAQLQDNLKKTRDQLNCTESWKRRAQQESEEAKKQLLVVALKLEDSKSQMMELSAAEESRIQELRKISQERDRAWQSELEAIQNQHSIDTAALASAMNEIRRLRLQLEMVLRSEAALTKKSEVEHIEMQSSKRDLAEVSFSIENLKLQLISSEKAEAEAKSTLAETRKQLEVAQSTIEALLTDGSKLMESFSIVATELKESRSRVKSLEETVKRLQEERFTAHLQALAGFGNPKKICFGSLDSEVEQLMSALEEAWIKNQQEQIERTVKIQCTREMMEKMSTDSRLRESELELRLIDTESEVTVLKSNLFDKEEELQRISDMNKKLLADSEEARENQIESELGLKLTKSIADAKDLKSKLTNLVIDLQRLSEENEQLKSELRRTETENHKACEEAIAEMKSAKAAEEEALMKLGSISDKAEKNNRRATWVAEELEAVQAVKSEMEAELRKLKVQAEQWRKAAETAIMMLTADNNGKFFGAVDSERKSAEGKLMSLRLSDDIGEESSRKKKNYVLRRIRGMWNKEQK
- the LOC103974110 gene encoding interactor of constitutive active ROPs 3 isoform X2 translates to MQIPKTRNGSSEVPGKNSMLTLKSKCPTKVTGSELNTSSTNSSKLLADRSPKIECRTAKTMETERGSSRVTELECQIAQLQDNLKKTRDQLNCTESWKRRAQQESEEAKKQLLVVALKLEDSKSQMMELSAAEESRIQELRKISQERDRAWQSELEAIQNQHSIDTAALASAMNEIRRLRLQLEMVLRSEAALTKKSEVEHIEMQSSKRDLAEVSFSIENLKLQLISSEKAEAEAKSTLAETRKQLEVAQSTIEALLTDGSKLMESFSIVATELKESRSRVKSLEETVKRLQEERFTAHLQALAGFGNPKKICFGSLDSEVEQLMSALEEAWIKNQQEQIERTVKIQCTREMMEKMSTDSRLRESELELRLIDTESEVTVLKSNLFDKEEELQRISDMNKKLLADSEEARENQIESELGLKLTKSIADAKDLKSKLTNLVIDLQRLSEENEQLKSELRRTETENHKACEEAIAEMKSAKAAEEEALMKLGSISDKAEKNNRRATWVAEELEAVQAVKSEMEAELRKLKVQAEQWRKAAETAIMMLTADNNGKFFGAVDSERKSAEGKLMSLRLSDDIGEESSRKKKNYVLRRIRGMWNKEQK